The sequence ACCACGCTGTCCGCTGCCGCCTACCGCCAAAGGCTTTCCACGTAATTCTGGATTATCCAACTGCTCTACAGATGCGTAAAAAGCGTCCATATCTATATGGATAATTTTACGGATGGGTATTTCGTGCAGCATCCTGCAAATTTAATATCTTTAATGTCTGGTTGAGCGCAGTCGAAACCTATTTTTAATGGAAATATATTCAATGAAAAAAACCGCAATCATATTAGGCGCAACAGGATTAACAGGAAGTATTCTGCTTGAAATGCTCTTAGAAGATTCTTCCTTTGAAAAAATTAAGCTTTTTTCACGAAGTTCCGCAGAAAATAAATCGCCAAAAATTGAAGAACATTTAATAGATATGTTCCAATTAGAAGATTATTCCGAAGCCTTTAAAGCCGACGTAGTTTTCTGCTGTATTGGTACCACAAAATCGAAAACTCCGAATAAAGAAACCTATAAAAAGATTGATTACGGTATTCCTGTTACCGCTGCAAAACTCGCAAAACAAAACGGAATTAGTACGTTTATTGTAATTTCAGCTTTGGGTGCAGACGAAAATAGCAGTGTTTTTTACAACAAAACAAAAGGCGAAATGCAACGCGATGTTTTGAAACAGCATATTGAAAACACTTATATTTTACAACCTTCATTAATAGTTGGCGATCGTGGAGAAAGCAGATTGGGCGAGAAAGTCGCAACATTATTTATGAAAACATTCGGGTTTTTAATCCCGAAGAAATACAAAATGATTAAAGCCGAAACCATTGCCGAAGCGATGGTGGTTTTGGCGAAACAAGGCTTTCCAAAACAACAAATCACTTCAGACGAAATTAAACAAATAGCAATAAAAACGAATTAATATGAAGTTCATTTACCTTCTTCTAGCATTGCTCGGCGCGCTTTTTATATGGTCTGCCATAAATCCCAAAGAATATTTTACTTGGGTTTTAGAGGTTTCGCCAGCTATTTTAGGGCTATTAGTTTTAATGTTTACCTTCCAAAAATTCAGGTTCACAAATTTATTATACCTCCTAATATTTTTTCACTGTGCCATTTTAATAATTGGCGGGCATTATACCTATGCGGAAGTCCCTCTCTTTGATTGGTTTCGTGATATTTTTAATCAATCCAGAAATAATTATGACAAGCTCGGTCATTTTGTACAGGGTTTTGTTCCCGCAATGATCGCACGCGAATTACTAATCCGTAAAGAAGTTATATTGAAAAAGGGTTGGCTACTCTTTATTATTGTCTGTATAGCTTTGGCAATAAGCGCCATCTACGAACTTATTGAATGGGCTGTTTCTATTTGGAGTGGCGAAGGCGGCGATTCGTTTTTAGGAACTCAAGGCTATATTTGGGATACCCAATCTGATATACTTTTCGCCTTCATCGGTGCCATTGTAGCATTGCTTACTTTATCAAAAATTCACGATAAACAACTTTCAAAATGCAAGAAATAGAACGTAAGTTTTTAGTCACTTCAGAAGCTTTTAAGAATGAAGCACACAAACGTACACTTATTGTGCAAGGGTTTTTGAACACCAATCCAGAACGTACCGTACGGATTCGGATTCAAGGAAATGATGGTTTTATAACTGTTAAAGGGAAATCAAACGCCTCTGGAATTTCCCGTTTTGAATGGGAAAAACAAATCTCTCTCGCCGAAGCGGAAGACCTGCTTCATCTCTGCGAACCGGGAATTATTGAAAAAACCCGTTATGAAATTTCTGCGGACAACCACACTTTTGAAGTTGATGATTTTATGGGTGAAAACGAAGGATTAATAGTTGCCGAAATTGAACTCGCTTCCGAAAATGAACCCTTTTCAAAACCTGAATGGCTCGGAAAAGAAGTTACGGGTAATGTAAAATATTACAATTCAAATTTGAGCAAAAATCCTTTTAAAAGGTGGTAAGCCCCCTAACCCTCAAAGGGGGAATTGACTATTCGTTCAAACTAAGCATTTAAAAGTTGAAGGATTCTCTTAATTTTTTCAATATCTGAAGTTGCTACAATTCCCTCTTCAAAAAAAGCATCGTTGTGCATGGAAACCATTGGTTTTTGCAGAAGCATTTGTTTTTTATTCGTTGCCGAAAAATGAATGCTTTTGAAATTAGCTTCTTTAAAATTTAAAGCATTTTCAACATTAATTCCGCCACCGGGCATTATTTCTATTTTTTCTTTTGAATTATTTTGAAGTTCTTTCAGCAGTGAAATTCCTTCAATTGCAGTTGGCTTTTGCCCTGAAGATAGCAATCGATTTACTTTTAAATCTATCAATTTTTGAAGTTCTTCGATTGGAATTTCAACCCAATCAAACGCACGATGAAAGGTAAATCCCATTCCTTCGGAAGCCTCTATTAACTGTTTAGTTTTTTGAAAATCAATACTATTTTCTAAAGTTAAAAACCCGCTTACAATTCCTACGCAGCCAATTTTTTTACAGAAAGCGATGTCTTTCAACATTACATCAAATTCATCATCGGAATAGGTGAAATTTCCACTTCGCGGACGGATTAAAACGAGGGTTGGAATGCTCAATTCTGAAATAACCTTTTCAATCAAACCGTGGCTTGGCGTGAGTCCGCCCACTGAAAGTTCAGTGCAAAGTTCTATTCGATTCGCTCCGGCAAGTTGCGCAGCTTTAGCGCTTTCGAAGCTATTGGCACAGATTTCAATTATCATTTTATAATTATTTCGTCGATAAATGTCCAAGCTTTATGGCCAGCACCTTGTAAACCGTCTGGAATCATTCCGTAGTTGGGGATTTTCAATTTTATAAATCTCGTTTTGAATGATTTGGTTTCCAATAAATCAACAATAACATCAATTTTATTACTGTCCTCAACTAATATTTCTTTTGAATAAGTAATCTCTTTCCCTTCCGAATTTTTACAAGAAACAGAAAGTTCCTTAGGAGAATAAATCCAAACTCCTGGAGAATTAAAGAATCTCGTTTCTAAAGAATGGATTTCTGTATCTTTTCCCAAATCAATAGTAATTTCCAAATCATCGCCCCAAAAACCCAACCACTCTTTATCGCCGTAGCGTTTGTTACTGCCAGAAATTCCATTAATCAAAGCTTCCTTTCCGCCAGCAGCATACGCTGGATTTGGCGGTATATTTATTGAAATTTCTGCAGTAATTCCTTTGTGATATTTTATTTCTTCGGAAAAATCACGACCTAATTTCTCATCTTCCTTAAATACATTTGCAGTAATTTTCGAATCTTTTTCAATTAAAATAGGTTTCGAATAAACTTGAATTTCAGAATTATTTATTGAGTAGTGAATTTGCTTTCCTTTTGTGGGTGTAGATAATTCGTAAAAAACTTGACCATTCTCTTTTAAAATCTCACCTTCAATTTCATACAAATAGTTGGCATAATTTATATCCAACGCATCCAAACGTTTCATAAAACCTTCTACTCTTGAAAAGAAATCTGGGTAATCTTTTTCGAAATTTTTTGACGGACCACTCCAATCTACCTCACTCATTGCAAGGATTCTTGGGAAAACCATGTATTCCACTTGTTTTTCCGTAGGGATGTATTCCGTCCATAAATTGCCTTGGGCTCCGAGAATATGTTTAGCCTGCTCTTGGTTTAATTCTGCCGGAATCGGATTAAAAGAATACACTTTTTTTAAAGGTAGAAAACCGCCAATAGCTGTAGGTTCATCCAAATTTTCACTTTGGTAATAATCAAAATAGCAGTGCGAAACTGGCGTCATAATTACATCGTGATTTTGTTTTGCGGCATCAATTCCACCTTGCAATCCACGCCACGACATTACCGTTGCATTTGGTGCGAGACCACCTTCTAAAATCTCGTCCCAACCTATTATTTTTTTGCCTTTGCTATTTACAAACTCTTCAATTCTATGGATGAAATAACTTTGCAAACCGTGTTCATCCACTAAGTTCTTATCTTGTATTAATTGTTGACAATGCGCACAATTCTTCCAGCGCAGTTTTAGAGCTTCATCGCCGCCAATATGAATATATTCGCCTGGAAAAAGCGGCATTACTTCACTTAAAACATTTTCTAAAAAAGTAAATGTTTCTTCTTTCGGACAGAAAATATCTTCAAAAACGCCCCAAGTTGTGGCAACTGGAATTTGCTCTCCAGTGCAACCCAATTCTGGGTAAGAATGAATCGCGGCTTGCGCGTGACCGGGCATTTCAATTTCGGGAATGATTGTAATATTTTGCGTTGCTGCGAAAGCAACAACTTCCTTTATCTCTTCCTGCGTATAAAATCCGCCATAGCGTTTGCCGTCATAAAGTTGTGGTTTGTCTTCATAATGGCCAATGAGCGTTTCTTCTCGAAATGCACCTTTTTTGGTGAGTTCGGGATATTTTTTAATTTCGATGCGCCAACCTTGATCGTCGGTAAGGTGCCAATGAAAACGATTCATTTTTAGCAATGCGAGATTGGCGATGTATTTTTTTACAAATTCCTTGTCGAAAAAATGTCGGGACACATCCAAATGCATTCCGCGATATTGAAATTTCGGGAAATCGGTAATCATCAATTGTGGCACTGTAAAAGATTGTTCTTTTGTTGAATCCTTTGCCTCAAGTTGCGGTGGAAGCAATTGCCGTAAAGTTTGAACCGCATAAAAAGCACCGCTCGCATCCGAAGCTTTTATCACAATTTTTGAATCTGAAATATCTAAAAAATAGCCTTCAGAAGGTTGTGAAGCATCGTTTTTAAAAATTATATCTGCTTTTTTTTCTGAAGCCTTTTTAAGTGAAAATCCAGCGCCATTCTGAAGAAAATCATTTAAAAAATTTCCTGCAATTTCGAATTCTGATTCAAAATAGATGGTTGTCTTTTTATCAATTGTGAACGTTCCAGTTTTCAATTCGATAGATTGCGGTTTTGGAATTAATTCCACTTCTGTGTTTTGTGAAAAAACGTTGATGCAATATAATGTGAGGATTACGGCTAAAATATTTCGCATAGTTATTTTATAAATTGATTCAAGGTTTTGAATTTCAAGTTTGGTGCGGTTTTGCTTTCTGTTGAAAAAAGAATCGTTTTAGATTCATTCGGCAAAAGATCGAAGTAATTATCTTCAAATCTTCCTTTTTCATTCGTCATTAAAAATACGTCTTTCTGAAGGGTTTTTGAAGTAAGTGTTATCAAAAATCCATCTGCCATCTTTTCGTTTTTGATTTTGATTTGGTCCCGATAGCTATCGAGATCGATTTCCCTCTTTTTAAGCTTCAACTTCTTCGGTTTTACAAAATAATGCAAATACTCACTTCCGCCGAAATTCACTTTTAGAATACAAAATGCTTTGTCAAAATTCAAGTTTTTTAAAGGAAGTGAAAAAAGTATTTCACTGCTGCCTTCGGGACTTTCAGCAACAATCTGTTTTTTAAAAATTACTTTTCC comes from Aequorivita sublithincola DSM 14238 and encodes:
- a CDS encoding NAD(P)H-binding protein, with translation MKKTAIILGATGLTGSILLEMLLEDSSFEKIKLFSRSSAENKSPKIEEHLIDMFQLEDYSEAFKADVVFCCIGTTKSKTPNKETYKKIDYGIPVTAAKLAKQNGISTFIVISALGADENSSVFYNKTKGEMQRDVLKQHIENTYILQPSLIVGDRGESRLGEKVATLFMKTFGFLIPKKYKMIKAETIAEAMVVLAKQGFPKQQITSDEIKQIAIKTN
- a CDS encoding DUF2238 domain-containing protein is translated as MKFIYLLLALLGALFIWSAINPKEYFTWVLEVSPAILGLLVLMFTFQKFRFTNLLYLLIFFHCAILIIGGHYTYAEVPLFDWFRDIFNQSRNNYDKLGHFVQGFVPAMIARELLIRKEVILKKGWLLFIIVCIALAISAIYELIEWAVSIWSGEGGDSFLGTQGYIWDTQSDILFAFIGAIVALLTLSKIHDKQLSKCKK
- a CDS encoding copper homeostasis protein CutC, producing the protein MIIEICANSFESAKAAQLAGANRIELCTELSVGGLTPSHGLIEKVISELSIPTLVLIRPRSGNFTYSDDEFDVMLKDIAFCKKIGCVGIVSGFLTLENSIDFQKTKQLIEASEGMGFTFHRAFDWVEIPIEELQKLIDLKVNRLLSSGQKPTAIEGISLLKELQNNSKEKIEIMPGGGINVENALNFKEANFKSIHFSATNKKQMLLQKPMVSMHNDAFFEEGIVATSDIEKIKRILQLLNA
- a CDS encoding CYTH domain-containing protein, with amino-acid sequence MQEIERKFLVTSEAFKNEAHKRTLIVQGFLNTNPERTVRIRIQGNDGFITVKGKSNASGISRFEWEKQISLAEAEDLLHLCEPGIIEKTRYEISADNHTFEVDDFMGENEGLIVAEIELASENEPFSKPEWLGKEVTGNVKYYNSNLSKNPFKRW
- a CDS encoding family 20 glycosylhydrolase — its product is MRNILAVILTLYCINVFSQNTEVELIPKPQSIELKTGTFTIDKKTTIYFESEFEIAGNFLNDFLQNGAGFSLKKASEKKADIIFKNDASQPSEGYFLDISDSKIVIKASDASGAFYAVQTLRQLLPPQLEAKDSTKEQSFTVPQLMITDFPKFQYRGMHLDVSRHFFDKEFVKKYIANLALLKMNRFHWHLTDDQGWRIEIKKYPELTKKGAFREETLIGHYEDKPQLYDGKRYGGFYTQEEIKEVVAFAATQNITIIPEIEMPGHAQAAIHSYPELGCTGEQIPVATTWGVFEDIFCPKEETFTFLENVLSEVMPLFPGEYIHIGGDEALKLRWKNCAHCQQLIQDKNLVDEHGLQSYFIHRIEEFVNSKGKKIIGWDEILEGGLAPNATVMSWRGLQGGIDAAKQNHDVIMTPVSHCYFDYYQSENLDEPTAIGGFLPLKKVYSFNPIPAELNQEQAKHILGAQGNLWTEYIPTEKQVEYMVFPRILAMSEVDWSGPSKNFEKDYPDFFSRVEGFMKRLDALDINYANYLYEIEGEILKENGQVFYELSTPTKGKQIHYSINNSEIQVYSKPILIEKDSKITANVFKEDEKLGRDFSEEIKYHKGITAEISINIPPNPAYAAGGKEALINGISGSNKRYGDKEWLGFWGDDLEITIDLGKDTEIHSLETRFFNSPGVWIYSPKELSVSCKNSEGKEITYSKEILVEDSNKIDVIVDLLETKSFKTRFIKLKIPNYGMIPDGLQGAGHKAWTFIDEIIIK